AAATCACAAAACGGCGGCGTGTTAGGGAACGAGAAGACGTTGTCAGCGTCGTCGAGTCCCTCGGTTCGAACCGTTAAGCTGGTTTTAAGGCTCTCGAGAATGTCGTTAGGCTTTTGAGTAGTGGTGGTGAGTTTAGGTCTGGTGCTTCGCTTCTCCGGCGAGGCTGGTGAAGGATGAGAAGGAGGAGGGGTCCCCTGCTGACAAGTGTGTGTCCCTCTGTACGTCAGTTCGAAAACGGTTGGATCACTGTCCGATCTCTGGACTTGCTTCGTTGCCCAACAGTTCTGTGTGCTGCGGTGTGTGCATCTGTAGTAACTCCTGcagatcaaatcaaatcaatcaaattaacatcatgatgattatgatgatgatgcGTTATGATGATTGATGATGATGTTACCTGGGGAACTTGGCGCCCAGAATGTCTTTCTGACCGTACTTTCTCCAGCTATAGACATCATCTTGAGGTCCTTCTAAGCCTCTTTCTGGGCTTATTCTCACTCTCTCTGTCCACTTTGGTAACATCTTCCtgtagtaaataaaaaaatacaaattaatttttcagAAATAGAACATTTAATTTGGTGAATTGTGATTTTTGCATTTTGGTAAATCCTTAATTTACCTTTTCCTGGAATTGAACATGTGATCTTGGCGATGACTCTCGCTGGAACCTCCTCCATCTTCACTCCTCGGACTTTCGTTAATCGACGCCGGAGATTCAGGAATTCCGCCGGAGTTCACCACCGGAACTACAGCAACAGTCGCCGGAGTAAGCTGTACGGGCGGCGAGGAAGACCAGTTTAGCATGACAAGAACTTTGTCGTATGAAGAGAGTATCTGCTCTATGAGAATCTCGTTCGTCTCAGCCGCCGGATAAGAAGATGAGGATGACGGCGACGATGCTTCACTAAGTCGTGCCTGAAGCTTCTTCGCCGCCTCTAGTCCAAGACTGACCTCGCTTTGCAGTGTCTTTTGCTCCCAAGCTAACATAGCTTTTTGACCTTCCATTTAGAATATATGCTTCCcaaaatagtatatttttattcgAACAAAGAAATATAATGTGTGTAAGTTATTATTAGGCTCTAAAATAATAAGTTATATTATCTGAATTCTATGATGAGAAGAGACTTGAGGAATCATATGATGAGAGAATGAAAGTGTTATATGTTTGTGGAGAAACTGATGAGCGTTGGTTTGGAATATAAAGGCATTGGATTTGAATGTTTGAAATTTTGACCAAGTGGTGGACcatatataaattaatcttgtaatgtatttttcttatttaaaaaaaaaataaaaaagacaaaactttCAAAGTGAAGAAAAGTCTTTGGTATAAGGAAGTATATGGCCAAAGTGTATCATATCCTTAAGTGGGATGGTGGTGGTAGTGAATGAGGTTGCATTACAAGGTCAAAGGCTGACCCGTTCAACTTTGCAATTTGTTAATAtagttataaacttataattaagtaagTCATTTGTTTAAGTATAGTGGTTAACTAAATAATTTGACAACAATTGATAAGCAACTGTCGCTTTCAATGTACCCTTTCAAAACTGTGACTTTGTACATGTGATTTAGATTCTCTTTTATTTGTTTccaatatatgttttgtttgattctttATTATTAGTATACAACAAACAACCGTTGTTAACTATATAGTCTATATATCATATGTGATGTCAATAGTGTCaacaataaaagaaaatgtgCACATTCTATGTAACTATACTACTAGGTAAAAGTATCATAGCAAATGAATAGAAGATGGTGTGGATAAATTTGACTGAACAGTATTTTTTAATACTTTATCTTGTATATTCCTATATATAGTGATGAACAAAATTCTAaatatgttttatgaataaatttatgaataaatttTGCAAACCATAGAATTTGTTTGAACTGAAAAAGAACtgtaataaataaacatattacaCTAGTACTGCCTGTTTCCTACTACTTATGTTTTCAACTTTCAGATCAAgcctatttaaatattttcacatgAATACTATTCTAATGTCCTTTATAAAACAAGGTTGAACCTTGAAAAATCTTATCATTTTAGTTACGTGTAAATGAGAGATCATATTGAAATCATGGAACGGCGttttcaaaaaggaaaaaaatagtataaaatgaCAGTTGATTAAAAACGAAATGAGTAATCAAGTGTTTATTCTCCAGCCCCATATTAGCATATGTCAAAACCGCTTTTGGTGATATTTTGTTAATATAGCGTAAGATAAGCTCCAGATTATATGTTAACATTTGTTATATGTTCCACTAAAACAGTAATTTTATTGTGTGACATTATAAGAGTATAATAAGGTCTTTGCTGACCAAGTCCAATCTCAAATAGTCAGATTGATATTCCATTCGAACATTCATATCTTTGATTGATACTTTCTAACTTTATTTgccatcaaaatattttcatatgtgTGTGGACCACTTATAAGTTGGAAGTATACTAtttcttatatatgtttataatttttttgttgggAAATATAGATTATACCAATTTTAATTTGAATGGATATACAGCGATGACCTAATACAAACTTGTTTTCTTACTTAAAATGATGAAGAATAAGCACATAAAATATCTCATTTATGCGACTTCAAAGGACTACTAGGAGTCGTTGGCATTGGAGTTCAAATTTGATGCACTTCTTTTCCAAACACATTATGTTACAGTTTAACTAATAGAAACGCCAATATCAAAATTCAATAGGTTCGTCCTATTGTTCTATGCGAAATATAGTTTTTGTCGACTACAATTAATTGTTTACAGGACGTTATCGTTTTACTCTAAGAAGAAACGTTGTCAGCGTAGGAAAAACGTAACAGACTAACGACTATCATCaacatatttattaattgaaaaaagaaATCTGAAGGAAGGATATGTAGAAAATTTCAATGGGACATGGATGAGTCAAGAGATTGGACCGACGacatttcaaacctctctccgcGTGGATTTCCgctttcaattattttattatttgaatattttctatatcattttgtttttgttaaaaggACAAAAGAGAATAAAGATGAAAAGGGAAAGTATTACTATGAGATTATTTTCCTACTCTTTTAACACTTGAAATGACTGTTAATGGCGTCACTCTCCTTGCGTCATTTATCATCGTTATTCGTTCTGATCTTCTAGACAATAGACAATACTACTACTCATTTTCTTCTACTCAGCTTATCTATTCACAATATCGATTTAAATTCTACagttagtttgatttttttttttgaaagaaaagttAGTCTGCTATTAACTGATGCATGTAAATTTCTAacaaaataatatgattttctTTGTTTACGAAGCAGCTATAAATCTTCCAATTTGAGTAAAACTGAATCAGCTCACAAAAACAAGTGTTTAAATTTGACATCCTAACTTTATAGTGCGTCTGCTTCATAATAATCCGTACTAGTATACCACAAAAAGGAAGAGTATACATTGTAGTCTTGTAAAAATCTACTTTGCTAAACTTTACGGCATTAACTATCGCATTTATTTCCAATCAAACGTAGTCAGGGGTGAAGCCAGAAATTTTTTATGCTGGGTGCACtactaatattaaataattattaaaaatataatataaaattaaaatatgatatagtataaaaataaatgtaataaatattgatattaaataatatattagaaaGACATTTTACATTCATTAACCATTGCTTGAAGTAAGGTATCACTTCTTCGTTTGATATTTTCAAGcaattttttgataaatcaaaatgaaataATCACTTAAAATGATTTCACATTCATTTGGATAGAGTGGTTTCCACTAATTTCATTgcataaaaacattttttcatgACTTACACTAGTAAAAGGTAAATTCAAAACCAATTCCAAAAACCTACAAATTAAAAGATACGTAGTCAAATAACTAAATTACTTTTTCATCgtcgataaaaaaataaaatttatctaaaGTTAAATTAGTCATTGTTTAAAACTTTAGAACTTCTGTGTAAAATTCAAATACTGTTCGAATAATTACAGATCCTAATGGAAACAAATCAAAGTATTTTTTAAAGATGgagatacaaatatattttaaaagatttttgcATGTCACGTTAGTAGTTAATAGTTACTACTAGTCAAGATTATGATTTTAgcaaaagaaattgaaaactATAATTAGACTTTAaaagtttctcttttttttgggctaatctattttttggaatttagttttttttttttcatttgccCTTAATCTAAATTCTAATGGGTGCACAATTATAAATTCTAATGGGTGCACATATAAAATTACTTAGCATTTAcactaactttaaaaaaaattatgggtgCCTGTGCACCCCTTCCCTATCATGTGGCTTCGCCCCTGAACGTAGCAAtatctttttgtgtgtttgggtgtgtCTCAACTCTCAACGCTAGGCAGCAGTATTTAATTCTTATTTCTAGaagaattaaataatttattacagTGTACTTGAGAGTTAATTATTGTTATGCCAACAAAATAGTAGCCAACTTGTGAACTGGACTCGTTCAAAAAGAGCAATAAAGCAGGAAAAAGCCAAAcataacagaaaaaaaacatgtatagaAAATACATCACGCGGCTTTCGATTCGTTTAGGCATAGTCAAAAATCAATGCGACACTTTCACacttgaaataaatatataataatgctGTTTTGCCATCGCAAATTTAATTTGGATATATTACACATTTTTAACAATGCATAACCTTCAATTTTTATACTCCAAAACTGAAGTATTAATCTTTCCATCCATATAATACTTATTCTATGAGAAAACATGATTctgaaatattttgttaatgtacatatatattatcCTCTTATGCAATCTATGGGCTATACTAATCAAGTGAACGTAATACGCTTGTCTTCCACGTTGATGCGACCGTGCGTGGGACAAGAAAATGAAGTCTCATGTGGGCTCCCGTGAGGATCGGATCAGCATGGCTATGATTGAAGCCCATGTCTAATTTTAACTGGCCCAAAAAATAGATGCAAATACTTGAATGTACGAAAATGAAACTTTGACCACTACCATGCAGATCGTAACTATTTGATTGACATTTCATTTGCATCGATTAATACGACTATATAACCTTTTCTCACCGATCAATTATCATGATTCAAAGTCTCaagtttcataatatatttaagagatTACTATCATTATTGTTTTTATCATAATTGTCAACATTAATTCATTCTTCTAGAAAGAATTTAGAAATGACATTtccttctcttttcttctttcttaacTCGACACAAGTTTAATTTCTTCGTTCTTTTCCACCGTATAAACCCCATCGGCTGATCTTAGCACTTCGGCCTGATAAATAATAGTACAACACAATAAAATAAACAACATCAAACTATAAACAATCGACGGAAcaaatatgtacaaatgcaaAGGAAACCACTTTCATATACATGGGATATGTATGCATATGCCATGTATGGATTACCGATTACCTGGTGCTTGGTGATCTCAACACCAAAACCGTGAACAACGACAAGAGAAACGGTCCTCTTATAAGAGCCAGGCTCAAGGTTACTTTCAAGAATCTCCTCATGTCTCTTTTCTAGGTACCTGTCCAACTCTTCTTCACCTTTCTTTGTCCTGCATAAACATTCAATTTATCAAGTTAAGTCTCGACTCTGTATGAACATAGTTAACCTACGCATAATTACGTGTACACGCACAAAAAACCACTAAACATGTATAGTTATAACGggttatatatctatattattaccGGATTTCTTTAAGACGCTCATACTCAGGGTctcttttcaaaaatacataataGAGTTCTGTGCTCGAACTTTCCATTTCTGTTTTCTTATTGCAAATCTTTCGAGTGACTGATTTTGGTCCGTTTCACTGCCAATTTATAGGGGCCGGGAAAGTTGATCAATATggtaatttttaattatgaactaaagtattgtaatatatattctaattagTTTGACTTATGTAAAACAAAATTAGTTTGACTTAATCTACCAACCAGACATATTCAAATCATATAAATCTAGTCAATGTACATAAGATTAAGATGCGTTCTAGTTATTCGAGACTGGCTCAGTTTTTCTTTTCCACATAATACCAATTTTCAATCATTGACCAAGAAGGTTTCACGGAAGTAAACTAAAGAAAATGAACAACAGTAGTAACTATAAGATTTGTTAAATCAtagtttttttaacattttatatgTCTATACACTATCGAAACTGAATTCAATTAACAATACATCGTGTCAACAACTTTAGTAATATAAACAAATAGACAAGAAACTCCGGAGTATATTATTCATCATACACTTACAAATCTTATTTTACAGATATATTAAGAAATTTTGAGCtacatattatatatctatttaaactattaaaacagaaatacaaatttaaattaactctattttttaaaatatttacaatcTAATGCCATTGATAATTTTCTACGCTTTTTCTAATTATTAGTAAACTTTCACACCATATTAGAATAAGAAATAACAAGTCCATTAATGTTTGGTTACCCACTAATAGCATTTACATTTTTAAGACCATAAAATGGATTCCATCTTTTATTGCACCACAGCATAAAAACGTTTATCTATATTAAAAaccaaaagttttaaatcaagTGTCAACATTTAATtggattaacattaaaaattaattagaaaaaaaattattaaatgtaaTTGATGAGAACATCACTAAACCATATTATATAGAACATGAATTAGATATAATCTAAAAAACATTTGGTTTAAGTTTCGTaaattaattcaattttttttcaaacaaaaaaaatgatttaatataaTTCCTATGGATTAAGTTGGACATAGAATTAAAACAAGTATTAACAAATTTCCTATAGATGTGGTATATTCAAAACTGTTAAGAAATCAAATTCCTAAAATAATTGTATATCTTACTAAGTTAACATAACAAACCCCAAAATTAAACTATCAcattaataacaataatatatatacttccAAATCACACTCTACTATATTATGTATTGTAAATCTTTATCatattcttaaaatttaaaatgttatcgaatctaattaattaattagattGTCTACCGAATTCGCTATAAATTGTTTTGTTCAAAATAcattaaacaaatatttaacagtggcaatttaaaaaatatattttcaattgtattaaaaagaattaaattatataaatgttaaattaaacATCCGTGAGTAAGTTAAAATCTAGTATAAATTTAATCACTCAtccaacttttttatttatttttatctgtatccgttatataatttaattttataacttgAAATTTTCAGAAgtacaaacatataaatagattAATGTAGAAGAACTGCAAATTCGTGATtaattatgtttaaataaaCGAATCGAGGGGGAACGAACTTGCTCAGAAGTTTTCACAAAGTGGAAGAACACGAATAAGATCCACCAGTAGTTCTCAGCTCCGAACAAGGCCAAGGACTGACCTTCAGCGAAGTTCCAATAACATCGGAACACTTCCACGTCCGGTTCGTATTCAAGCTTCCATGTATATTAATCTCACTCAAACATATCCCTGTAAATTTATGTTTGTTGACGTTATTCAAGAATCAAAGATATGATCGATATGGTAAACGCTAAAAACCATGTACAACTTTACCTGTGAAAGGTGAATCCTTAAGGCCTTGAATGGATCCAGCGTTTCGAACGTTAACTCCCCAAACGTTATTGATATGTATTCCCTTAACGACTGGGAGAGCATTTGGGTTATAATACGTGTCAGGGTGATCCCCAGTGTCTCCCGCGATCTTTATCCCGTACCTAGCGTTTTCGACGTACACGTTGGAGATTCTGATGTTTTTGATGTATCCTCCACGACCAATGTTTGTCTTGATGTTGACTCCAACGCCCATGTTGGATAGACTGATGTGTTCTGCTACGATGTTTTTGATACCTCCTGATGTTTCACTTCCTATTGCGATACCTGCGAAAGGGGTCGATCCTGTGATGCGGCGGATCGTTATGTTTGAGCTTGGACGGCCAAAAGCGATTCCGTACTCGTCCCAACCGCTTTTTATTGCAACAAGGTCGTCTCCTGTTGAGATGTAGGAGTCTTCTATGCAGACGTTGGAGCTGGAATCTatcaataaattttagaaaacatCTATGATTCAGACAAGAGTTTCCTCATTACAAGTTCGACTGTAAAATCACCAACGTGAATTAGGCCACCTTAAGATTTTGGAGGtgacatttatttaaaattttaataaaattataatttggtagcatatatctatgtatataaTCTCTAAAAATGTTGAGGGTCAAAGAGAGAATGTTTCATTTGGATATGTTCTAGAGCACATTGTATATCACGGAATAGCTACTATGCACACAAAAACATGTTTCATCAACTAATCAAAGTAGTCTATCGTTGattgaaaatgaaagtttatggTTATACAAAACCTGGATCGATTCCATCAGTGTTGGGTGAATCTTGTGGAGCTAAGATGGTAACGTGATGGATGACAACGTCACTGCCGCAGATTAAAAACGAGGATCAGAGTCAATACAATATGTATATGCTTGGGAAATTTGAAAGGTAGACTAGGTAGTACAAAGTAGCTAAGTATACCTGCAATACACAGGATGAATGTTCCAGAAGGGTGAGTTCTGGAAAACAACATTGGAGATAATGATCTCCTTAGAGTTTTTGAGCTCGATTAGATTCGGTCTAGTGAACTTTAGGGTTCTACTGCGCCACATGTTCCACCACACTTCTCCTTGACCGTCTATTGTCCCGTTTTCTCCTGTGGATATATAGAGTTTTGCAATGTAATGTCAAAAAGTGTTACACTATTCAGgtgtgtattatatatatatatataaatgtaagtATAAGAGGGCACAAACTCACCAGTGATGACTACATCACGAAGCCCATCACCATGAATAAAACTCATATAACGTGCCCCTGGTAATTCCCTCCCTCTTCCATAAGATGGCAAAGGATCAATCAGTGGCCAGTTCCATGTATCCTGAAGTTAATACACACATACCAAAAGGTCACAAAACAATTCACTGAGAGTCAAATTATGCAATTCTCTTAAACTTATATTAGTGATCACccactatttttataaatatgtaatatcCGAGTCAGAATAAAGTAGGGTTGAAGTTGCGTTGTCCTGATTATGTCTCAGGCCAAACGAAATGGCCGTGACTAAAAGAATACGCACAAGCTCAAAATCGGCCATAAGACACACACACTGACTGACACACATTAAGATATAGTTCAATGACAAGTACtagtttttcttgttttcacACACTTGGAGACAAAACCAAGCagagaatataattataaaaactgAATGCGAGGTTTGACATATATGGCAGCATCCTACTCGGAGTTGATGTGAAACTCCCACTAGACGACGTTGAAAACCAAAACTGTCCACACTCCTATAACGTTAAAAACACTCTAACCAACATTTGTTTACTTTTATCCctcagatttattttataatatatgacAAGTATACACTAATAGAGTATACAATATTACCAACATTTTGACCAGGACAAAAACTGCCAGCTACCTCTGGGGTCAGCTATTGAAACCTAGACATAAAAGCACTACTATGCccacatgcatatatatacaataacGTTTTAGCCCCGACGGTCCCATGATGCTCGGACCTACCAAAACCACTCCCATATCCCAAACTAGCTATTAATTAATATACGTGCATGGTTCCCCAcatcttcttgtttcttttaaTAATTATCAATACAAACAACTTAATTAGAAAAGATCAACTTATTTACATTTGAGAATTCAGATTCAAGCAAGCGGTCaagaggaaagaaaaaaaatacttcttAACTTTGGAATACTCTCTAGCAGCTGATCAAACTAGTACTGAGTGTCTATATTATCGAACTCAATTCAAGAAATAAGAGTTTATTACCTGAACAGCTTTAAGTACAGCGCCTTTAGCCAAGAAGAGAGTCATATGGCTGGTGAGATTGAAGCTCTCCGTGAGAAATACTCCCGGAGGTATATACAGAAGCGTGCCTCCTCTCCTCTTCAGGTGCTGTATCCTATATATAGCCTCCCTAAACGCCTTCGTGTTCACCGTCCTGCCGTCTCCCACGCCACCAAAGTCTGTTATCGAGATCCTATCGTTCCGGTTCGGTAACGGGACTATACCGGAGCATGTTGCCTCCGAATCACCCAAGGACGAGGAAGAGACGGCTAGG
The Brassica napus cultivar Da-Ae chromosome A1, Da-Ae, whole genome shotgun sequence DNA segment above includes these coding regions:
- the LOC106375988 gene encoding probable WRKY transcription factor 53, translating into MEGQKAMLAWEQKTLQSEVSLGLEAAKKLQARLSEASSPSSSSSYPAAETNEILIEQILSSYDKVLVMLNWSSSPPVQLTPATVAVVPVVNSGGIPESPASINESPRSEDGGGSSESHRQDHMFNSRKRKMLPKWTERVRISPERGLEGPQDDVYSWRKYGQKDILGAKFPRSYYRCTHRSTQNCWATKQVQRSDSDPTVFELTYRGTHTCQQGTPPPSHPSPASPEKRSTRPKLTTTTQKPNDILESLKTSLTVRTEGLDDADNVFSFPNTPPFCDFRTINDEFSSPIFDVVDWLNPTVEIDPAFPTFLQESIYY
- the LOC125578494 gene encoding subtilisin-like protease SBT2.5; translated protein: MESSSTELYYVFLKRDPEYERLKEIRTKKGEEELDRYLEKRHEEILESNLEPGSYKRTVSLVVVHGFGVEITKHQAEVLRSADGVYTVEKNEEIKLVSS
- the LOC106375989 gene encoding probable polygalacturonase, which codes for MWRFSVLILLFSHLAVSSSSLGDSEATCSGIVPLPNRNDRISITDFGGVGDGRTVNTKAFREAIYRIQHLKRRGGTLLYIPPGVFLTESFNLTSHMTLFLAKGAVLKAVQDTWNWPLIDPLPSYGRGRELPGARYMSFIHGDGLRDVVITGENGTIDGQGEVWWNMWRSRTLKFTRPNLIELKNSKEIIISNVVFQNSPFWNIHPVYCSDVVIHHVTILAPQDSPNTDGIDPDSSSNVCIEDSYISTGDDLVAIKSGWDEYGIAFGRPSSNITIRRITGSTPFAGIAIGSETSGGIKNIVAEHISLSNMGVGVNIKTNIGRGGYIKNIRISNVYVENARYGIKIAGDTGDHPDTYYNPNALPVVKGIHINNVWGVNVRNAGSIQGLKDSPFTGICLSEINIHGSLNTNRTWKCSDVIGTSLKVSPWPCSELRTTGGSYSCSSTL